A window from Telopea speciosissima isolate NSW1024214 ecotype Mountain lineage chromosome 8, Tspe_v1, whole genome shotgun sequence encodes these proteins:
- the LOC122670741 gene encoding chromophore lyase CRL, chloroplastic-like — translation MTGEGSDSQGWSRARGLVVKTLVLLGGALLLNRLNKSTTRWDHARIVADSLSGEKFSRDQASRDPDNYFNLRMLTCPAAEMDGSKVLYLEQAFWRTPQKPFRQRFSMVKPCPKEMKCDVELSSYAIRDAEEYKNFCDRPKDQRPLPEEVIGDIAEHLTTIYLKRCERGKRCLYEGSTPPGGFPNSWNGATYCTSELSVLKNGEIQTLDRGYEDDGNQVWGVKGGPYEFKPAPSSSFSDMYALNFSSSPASMEQRIEGSFVVQDQE, via the exons ATGACGGGCGAAGGCTCGGATTCTCAAGGGTGGAGCCGAGCCCGGGGTTTGGTTGTCAAAACGCTAGTATTGCTTGGAGGTGCACTTCTACTCAATAGACTAAACAAGTCCACCACTAGATGGGATCATGCTCGAATTGTCGCCGATTCCCTCAGCGGTGAGAAG TTCTCTCGGGATCAAGCTTCCAGGGATCCAGATAATTACTTCAATTTGAG AATGCTTACATGCCCAGCAGCCGAGATGGACGGTTCAAAGGTCTTATATTTGGAACAA GCATTTTGGAGAACTCCTCAGAAGCCCTTTCGGCAG CGATTTTCTATGGTGAAGCCTTGTCCAAAAGAGATGAAATGTGACGTTGAG CTTAGCTCATATGCCATTAGAGATGCAGAGGAGTACAAAAACTTCTGTGATAGGCCAAAGGACCAGCGCCCACTGCCTGAAGAAGTTATTGGG GACATTGCTGAACATTTGACAACTATTTATCTCAAGCGCTGTGAACGTGGAAAGCGCTGTTTATATGAGGGTTCAACTCCACCAGGTGGCTTCCCAAATTCATGG AATGGTGCGACATATTGCACATCTGAGCTTTCAGTCCTGAAGAATGGCGAAATACAGACTTTGGACAGGGGCTATGAAGATGATGGAAATCAA GTTTGGGGAGTGAAGGGAGGCCCATACGAGTTCAAACCTGCACCTTCCTCGAGTTTCAGCGATATGTATGCTCTAAATTTCTCTTCCTCACCAGCTTCCATGGAGCAAAGGATAGAGGGTTCGTTTGTCGTGCAAGATCAAGAATGA